In the Thermococcus sp. MAR1 genome, one interval contains:
- a CDS encoding S9 family peptidase — MDKGLDIKDLGKFKLVGNIDAFGRRLVFQVTEINLQENDYFSRLYIYDGRKVRPFTSGKKDGNPRFSPDGKLIAFTSKRDKESKEAELYVIPTDGGEARLLAKFKYGIKNLRFTEDGKGIAVVTPIDVEKKPKDDVHVIKEIPFWFNGVGWVYGKRSVVYLVDIETGRKRRLTPKNLDVSQVRFHKGRLYFIAQEDRERKPMVSDLYALEGRKAKRLTPGEWSVQDFIPLDDGTFILKANTRERGIPTNTHIYHYNPETAQLRKLTSELDRSAYNSLNCDVRGSQRAELVFRDGWVYYVATDGPRANLFCVNLEGKIERVISGDRSVESFAIGDYIAFTAQDAVTPTELYVLRDGKEKKVTDFNGWIKDYSLSKPEHFRVKASDGAEIDAWIMKPVDFEPGKKYPAVLEIHGGPKTAYGYSFMHEFHVLTAKGFVVIFSNPRGSDGYGEDFADIREHYGERDYQDLMEVVDEALKRFDFIDEERLGVTGGSYGGFMTNWIVGHTKRFKAAVTQRSISNWVSFFGTTDIGYFFAPDQIGGDPWSGDAYWEKSPLKYAPNVETPLLIIHSMEDYRCWLPEALQFYTALKYLGKTVELAIFPGENHDLSRGGKPKHRVKRLELIAEWMERWLKG; from the coding sequence ATGGATAAGGGATTGGACATTAAAGACCTCGGAAAGTTCAAGCTCGTGGGAAACATCGACGCCTTCGGAAGAAGGCTCGTCTTTCAGGTCACGGAGATAAATCTCCAAGAAAACGACTACTTCTCAAGGCTCTACATCTACGACGGCAGGAAGGTTAGGCCATTCACCTCAGGAAAAAAGGACGGAAACCCGCGCTTCTCACCGGACGGGAAGCTCATAGCATTCACATCAAAGCGAGATAAGGAGAGCAAGGAGGCCGAGCTGTACGTAATCCCGACCGACGGCGGCGAGGCGAGGCTTTTAGCGAAGTTCAAGTACGGGATTAAGAACCTCCGCTTCACCGAGGACGGGAAGGGCATAGCGGTCGTCACGCCGATAGACGTTGAGAAGAAGCCGAAGGACGACGTCCACGTCATCAAGGAGATTCCCTTCTGGTTCAACGGCGTCGGCTGGGTCTACGGAAAGAGGAGCGTCGTCTATCTGGTGGACATCGAGACGGGCAGAAAAAGGCGTTTAACTCCCAAAAACCTCGACGTCTCGCAGGTTCGCTTCCACAAGGGCAGGCTCTACTTCATTGCCCAGGAAGACCGCGAGAGGAAGCCCATGGTGAGCGACCTCTACGCCCTTGAGGGCAGGAAGGCGAAAAGGCTCACTCCCGGAGAGTGGAGCGTTCAGGACTTCATTCCCCTCGACGACGGCACGTTCATCCTCAAGGCAAACACGAGGGAGCGCGGTATCCCCACAAACACCCACATCTACCACTACAACCCGGAGACGGCTCAGCTGAGGAAGCTCACCTCGGAACTCGACCGCTCGGCCTACAACTCCCTCAACTGCGACGTCAGGGGGAGCCAGAGGGCGGAGCTGGTTTTCAGGGACGGCTGGGTTTATTACGTGGCAACGGATGGCCCGAGGGCGAACCTCTTCTGCGTGAACCTCGAAGGGAAGATAGAGCGCGTCATCTCAGGGGACAGAAGCGTCGAGAGCTTTGCCATCGGCGACTACATAGCCTTCACCGCCCAGGACGCGGTCACTCCAACGGAGCTCTACGTTCTCCGTGACGGGAAGGAAAAGAAGGTCACGGACTTCAACGGCTGGATTAAAGACTACTCCCTCTCAAAGCCGGAGCACTTCAGGGTCAAAGCGAGCGACGGTGCTGAGATAGACGCGTGGATTATGAAGCCCGTTGACTTTGAGCCGGGCAAAAAGTATCCGGCCGTTCTGGAGATTCACGGCGGACCGAAGACGGCCTACGGCTACTCCTTCATGCACGAGTTCCACGTTTTAACAGCAAAAGGCTTCGTTGTAATCTTCTCCAACCCGCGCGGGAGCGACGGCTACGGCGAGGATTTCGCGGACATAAGGGAGCACTACGGGGAGAGGGATTATCAGGATCTTATGGAGGTCGTTGATGAGGCCCTTAAACGCTTCGACTTCATCGATGAGGAAAGGCTCGGCGTCACCGGCGGCTCCTACGGCGGCTTCATGACCAACTGGATAGTCGGGCACACAAAGCGCTTCAAAGCGGCCGTTACGCAGCGCTCAATCTCCAACTGGGTGAGCTTCTTCGGAACGACGGACATCGGCTACTTCTTCGCGCCCGATCAGATAGGCGGCGACCCGTGGAGTGGCGATGCTTACTGGGAGAAGAGCCCGCTGAAGTACGCGCCGAACGTTGAAACTCCCCTCCTCATAATCCACTCGATGGAGGACTACCGTTGCTGGCTTCCCGAGGCTCTGCAGTTCTACACGGCTCTCAAATACCTCGGCAAGACCGTTGAGCTTGCCATCTTCCCGGGCGAGAACCACGACCTCAGCAGGGGTGGAAAGCCGAAGCACAGGGTTAAGCGCTTGGAGCTGATAGCGGAATGGATGGAGAGGTGGCTGAAGGGATAA
- a CDS encoding PIN domain-containing protein has protein sequence MEKALYDTNVLIEAVKSRKNLNGYTTILNIVEFPRALELGLTVITPSLEDYLLAIKISQAMVRNGTPVPAVDAIVAAVAMNRELTLVTKEGTSNG, from the coding sequence ATGGAAAAGGCTCTCTACGACACCAACGTCCTGATTGAGGCCGTTAAATCGCGGAAGAATCTCAACGGTTACACCACAATTCTAAACATCGTGGAGTTTCCGAGAGCACTTGAGCTCGGCCTGACTGTGATAACGCCGAGCCTCGAAGACTATTTGCTGGCTATCAAGATATCGCAGGCAATGGTCAGAAACGGAACGCCAGTTCCAGCAGTTGATGCCATCGTTGCCGCCGTTGCAATGAACAGGGAGCTGACGCTCGTCACGAAGGAGGGCACCTCGAATGGATAA
- the ppcA gene encoding phosphoenolpyruvate carboxylase produces MMPRTMSTQHPDNVFIPFFAGSPTMGGEDEVIEAFYAFSVLGIDEQMWDFEGKEVDEFVVKKLFERYGYFFKRKKLGKELRLTPRVPNPSVEKAEAKLLLETLEAIPRSADYARLFYGEELPPIFEVILPMTTSSQELNRVYELYRHYIAGKQYKRVHDIKLYEWIGEFYPSEIAVIPLFESREAILGAADIVREYLHGKEVEYQRVFLARSDPAMNYGLISAVLYDKLALFELQELEEETGISIYPIIGVGGAPFRGHFTPENVDGVLAEYPSVQTFTIQSSFKYDRTPKDVIRAIEWIGESKRGEAQPVPREAFEILRKYEARYSKELRALAPLIREVAKFVPSRRRRKLHIGLFGYSREVNGSALPRAIKFTASLYSLGVPPELLGLSALSEKELEFLSEYYLGLYRDIEFAFRYFNPGAAEKFKFLKPLVRMAREYERDERHGEITTRILQGEVEESLIVEAAGIRGFLG; encoded by the coding sequence ATGATGCCAAGAACGATGAGTACTCAGCACCCTGACAACGTATTCATTCCCTTTTTCGCGGGCAGTCCGACTATGGGCGGTGAGGACGAGGTCATAGAAGCTTTCTACGCCTTCAGCGTCCTGGGGATAGACGAGCAGATGTGGGACTTCGAGGGTAAGGAGGTTGACGAGTTCGTCGTCAAGAAGCTATTCGAGCGCTACGGCTATTTCTTCAAGCGTAAAAAGCTCGGAAAAGAACTCAGACTGACGCCGCGCGTCCCCAACCCCAGTGTCGAGAAGGCGGAGGCAAAGCTCCTCCTCGAGACTTTAGAGGCCATACCCCGGTCGGCGGACTACGCGAGGCTGTTCTACGGGGAAGAGCTTCCGCCGATATTCGAGGTCATCCTTCCGATGACAACCTCCTCTCAGGAACTGAACAGGGTCTACGAGCTATACCGACACTACATAGCCGGAAAACAGTACAAGCGAGTCCACGACATCAAGCTCTACGAGTGGATAGGTGAGTTTTATCCCTCAGAGATAGCCGTCATCCCGCTCTTCGAGAGCAGGGAGGCGATACTGGGTGCGGCGGACATCGTGAGGGAGTACCTCCACGGGAAGGAGGTCGAATATCAGCGCGTTTTCCTCGCGAGGAGCGATCCAGCCATGAACTACGGCCTCATAAGCGCGGTGCTCTATGACAAGCTGGCGCTCTTTGAACTTCAGGAGCTTGAGGAGGAAACGGGCATCTCAATCTACCCGATAATCGGCGTTGGCGGTGCGCCCTTCAGGGGGCACTTTACACCGGAGAACGTCGATGGGGTTCTGGCAGAATACCCGAGCGTCCAGACCTTCACGATTCAGAGCTCGTTCAAATATGATAGAACGCCGAAGGACGTCATAAGGGCCATTGAGTGGATCGGGGAATCGAAAAGGGGGGAAGCCCAGCCCGTTCCGAGAGAGGCGTTTGAAATCCTCAGGAAGTACGAGGCCCGATATTCGAAGGAACTCAGGGCTCTTGCTCCCCTCATCCGGGAGGTAGCGAAGTTCGTCCCATCGCGGAGAAGGAGGAAGCTCCACATCGGTCTCTTCGGCTACTCCCGCGAGGTGAACGGTTCGGCGCTTCCAAGGGCAATAAAGTTCACTGCTTCGCTTTACTCCCTTGGAGTCCCGCCCGAGCTCCTCGGCCTGAGCGCATTGAGCGAAAAGGAGCTTGAATTCCTGAGCGAGTACTACCTTGGCCTTTACCGGGACATCGAGTTCGCCTTCCGCTATTTCAACCCGGGGGCGGCGGAGAAGTTTAAGTTCCTGAAGCCTTTAGTGAGGATGGCCAGGGAATACGAGAGAGACGAAAGGCACGGGGAGATAACAACGAGAATTCTTCAAGGAGAGGTTGAGGAGTCCCTTATCGTAGAGGCGGCGGGGATAAGGGGGTTTTTGGGATAG
- a CDS encoding molybdenum cofactor guanylyltransferase produces MRAYILAFPEKRWENYTVPVAGEPVVTLTERRLLMSKRIEEVITVVRKDRLRTYSLHVSNPLPVVARNKMEALLKVLPGEPFFLAEGNTPLIMPFLVNYMTGLFYENEPEALIPVWRDGTAETTHAVYEPNALEDAINAALAEGYRGLSRITEFIEYEPLSIEELAKRNPKVTLSFFRVRNSFDVRFAAETLRKL; encoded by the coding sequence ATGAGGGCGTACATCTTGGCGTTTCCGGAGAAGCGGTGGGAGAACTACACGGTCCCCGTTGCGGGAGAGCCGGTTGTTACGCTCACCGAGAGAAGGCTTCTAATGAGCAAGAGGATAGAAGAGGTCATCACGGTAGTCAGAAAGGACAGGCTCAGGACTTATTCCCTCCATGTCTCAAATCCCCTTCCCGTTGTCGCGAGGAACAAGATGGAGGCCCTTCTGAAAGTCCTCCCCGGGGAGCCGTTCTTTCTGGCCGAGGGCAACACGCCCCTGATAATGCCCTTCCTCGTGAACTACATGACCGGGCTCTTCTACGAAAACGAGCCCGAGGCTTTGATACCTGTCTGGAGGGACGGAACGGCAGAGACCACGCATGCAGTTTACGAACCCAACGCCCTGGAAGACGCGATAAACGCGGCCCTGGCCGAGGGCTACCGGGGTCTGAGCAGGATAACGGAGTTCATTGAATACGAACCGCTGTCCATTGAAGAGCTGGCGAAGAGAAACCCAAAGGTGACGCTGAGCTTCTTCAGGGTAAGGAACTCCTTCGACGTTAGATTTGCGGCCGAGACCCTCAGAAAGCTGTAG
- a CDS encoding pyrolysin, whose product MLFSLVAVLGSPSVSAKPLTNYNVLILKNSNAWSSPSVENILTDMSIPYDVMTSTELQNKTAQELIGTYDMIIIVSDQGQQFYNEIGPQMGKLGEYVKAGNVLEIHAANWGWNGGLWTTPLPGNVTITQSYSPYDYVIANNTTLISNYASHGYLIGLPANAEIITVQAPGGSPDYGKPSTAVYAFGNGKVFVTGLTIEYSVARKGPEWKAFYKEVIINNLGYSSMAPTPEVSGQKGINVMLFNFYYYIQYHRNLDKYNTLYGEAVDGGMDNETLRLATVQNDTAAEYYANASQYGPVVANFPRIYIFIDLRKAALHQKQAVGILEEGMADW is encoded by the coding sequence ATGCTGTTCAGTTTGGTGGCGGTGTTAGGGTCGCCGTCGGTTTCCGCAAAGCCCCTAACGAATTACAATGTGCTGATTCTAAAGAACTCTAATGCCTGGAGCTCGCCCAGCGTCGAAAACATACTCACAGACATGAGTATACCCTACGATGTCATGACGAGCACTGAGCTTCAGAACAAAACGGCCCAGGAGCTCATAGGCACCTACGACATGATTATCATCGTCAGCGACCAGGGACAGCAGTTTTACAACGAGATAGGGCCCCAGATGGGCAAGCTGGGGGAGTACGTGAAGGCGGGGAATGTTCTTGAGATTCACGCCGCCAACTGGGGATGGAACGGCGGATTGTGGACCACACCCCTCCCGGGAAACGTCACGATAACCCAGAGCTATTCACCCTACGATTATGTGATAGCCAACAACACCACACTAATAAGCAACTACGCCAGCCACGGCTATCTCATTGGCCTCCCGGCGAACGCCGAGATAATCACCGTCCAGGCTCCAGGGGGAAGCCCGGACTACGGAAAGCCAAGCACCGCGGTATATGCCTTTGGAAACGGTAAGGTCTTTGTTACAGGACTGACCATTGAGTACAGCGTCGCAAGAAAGGGGCCCGAATGGAAAGCCTTCTACAAGGAAGTCATCATAAACAACCTCGGCTACTCATCGATGGCACCCACCCCCGAGGTGTCGGGTCAAAAGGGAATAAACGTGATGCTATTCAACTTCTACTACTACATCCAGTACCACAGGAACCTCGATAAATACAACACACTCTACGGAGAGGCCGTCGACGGTGGAATGGACAACGAAACCCTCAGGCTGGCGACCGTACAGAACGACACCGCGGCTGAATACTACGCCAACGCGAGCCAGTACGGGCCGGTTGTTGCTAACTTCCCGAGGATATACATCTTCATAGACCTGAGGAAAGCAGCCCTTCACCAGAAGCAGGCAGTGGGAATACTCGAAGAGGGAATGGCCGACTGGTGA
- a CDS encoding biotin transporter BioY — protein MNPREVAFTGLFTALTAVGAQISIPLGPVPVTLQVLMVLLSGLVLGPRVGFLSQIIYVLAGAVGLPVFAGFSGGFSYLYGPTGGYLLAFPLAAFFAGYLAENFEGRKGMVIGSFLGVSVIYLLGWLRLAFFLGGDFHRAFLLGVLPFVPIDVAKAVLAVLIAARVKKAIDWR, from the coding sequence ATGAACCCTAGGGAGGTGGCCTTTACGGGTCTCTTTACAGCCCTAACTGCGGTGGGAGCCCAGATAAGTATTCCCCTAGGGCCAGTTCCAGTAACTCTTCAAGTGTTGATGGTGCTCCTCAGTGGCCTCGTCCTTGGCCCCAGAGTTGGTTTCCTGAGCCAGATAATCTATGTCCTTGCGGGTGCGGTCGGGTTACCTGTCTTTGCGGGTTTTTCCGGCGGGTTCTCTTACCTCTACGGTCCGACCGGTGGTTATCTGCTCGCTTTTCCACTTGCAGCGTTCTTCGCGGGCTATCTGGCTGAAAACTTCGAGGGAAGAAAGGGAATGGTCATAGGTTCTTTCCTGGGAGTTTCGGTAATATATCTCCTTGGCTGGTTGCGGCTCGCTTTCTTCCTCGGAGGAGACTTTCACAGGGCTTTTCTCCTCGGGGTGTTACCCTTTGTTCCCATTGACGTAGCAAAGGCTGTCCTGGCGGTTTTGATAGCCGCCAGAGTGAAAAAAGCAATAGATTGGAGATGA
- a CDS encoding energy-coupling factor ABC transporter ATP-binding protein, with the protein MIQVKNLWHVYGNGKEALKGVDFEMGEGIVALVGQNGSGKTTLAKHLNGLLKPTRGRVIVDGMDTMEHTVAELSKVVGYVFQNPEHMFFEENVFREVAFGPRNLGLSEEEIEERVQWALNAVHLTGYEERTPYSLSGGEKQRLAIACVLAMKPKYLILDEPTTGLDARSAMGVVETIRELRKDGHGILLITHDMELVLELAERVVLLHGGRKVFDGSVKEFFSLELHSYGLEKPELLRISERLGIGFVRSVSEVINALAGGLQ; encoded by the coding sequence ATGATCCAGGTTAAAAATCTTTGGCACGTCTACGGGAACGGGAAGGAAGCACTGAAGGGCGTGGACTTTGAAATGGGCGAGGGGATAGTGGCTCTCGTGGGACAGAACGGAAGTGGAAAAACAACCCTCGCGAAGCACCTCAATGGTCTCCTGAAGCCCACCAGGGGTAGGGTAATCGTCGATGGTATGGACACTATGGAGCACACCGTCGCCGAACTGAGCAAAGTAGTTGGTTATGTATTCCAGAACCCCGAGCACATGTTCTTCGAGGAGAACGTTTTTCGTGAGGTGGCCTTTGGACCAAGGAACCTCGGACTGAGCGAGGAGGAGATTGAGGAGCGTGTCCAATGGGCACTGAATGCGGTCCACCTCACGGGGTATGAGGAGAGAACCCCTTACTCACTGAGTGGCGGGGAAAAGCAGAGATTAGCTATAGCCTGTGTTCTGGCGATGAAACCGAAGTACCTAATTCTCGACGAACCTACGACCGGACTGGACGCCAGGAGCGCCATGGGAGTCGTCGAGACGATACGTGAGCTCAGGAAGGACGGTCACGGGATACTGCTCATAACCCACGACATGGAGCTGGTTTTAGAGCTCGCTGAGAGGGTCGTACTCCTCCACGGTGGAAGGAAAGTCTTTGACGGTTCCGTGAAGGAGTTCTTCTCGCTCGAACTCCATAGCTATGGACTTGAAAAGCCTGAGCTCCTCAGAATAAGCGAGAGGCTCGGAATAGGGTTTGTGAGGAGTGTTTCAGAGGTCATAAATGCTCTGGCGGGTGGTTTGCAATGA
- a CDS encoding energy-coupling factor transporter transmembrane protein EcfT has protein sequence MIYPFYFEKDSILHRLDPRVKIIGTITGIAAIMLYNDPVFLIPLFFMTLIAMRVLGKIEIREGLRLLKPLVPIVVITLIIWPLIYKPRLQGLLFGVSFSMRLLTFALLTFMLLMTTPQRDLILGFVRLGMPYEFGLTISIALRYIPTLYILTSNIMDAQKSRGWEVEKGNFLLRMKRMSAVLIPLLVASLKTAHELSIALESRALGATKKRTFLYDIEMKGRDYAATVVILILFGVALYVRYGLGLGHVSIYG, from the coding sequence ATGATATACCCGTTCTACTTCGAGAAGGACTCCATACTCCACCGCCTCGACCCGAGGGTCAAGATAATCGGAACTATAACCGGAATAGCGGCGATAATGCTCTACAACGACCCGGTGTTCCTGATTCCGTTGTTCTTTATGACACTCATCGCCATGAGGGTACTCGGAAAGATTGAAATCCGGGAAGGGCTCCGCCTCCTGAAGCCCCTAGTTCCAATAGTTGTTATAACTCTCATAATATGGCCCCTGATATACAAGCCGAGGCTTCAGGGACTTCTCTTTGGTGTCTCCTTCTCAATGCGCCTGCTGACCTTTGCCCTGCTGACGTTCATGCTGCTGATGACGACACCCCAGCGCGACCTCATCCTCGGCTTCGTTAGGCTCGGCATGCCATACGAGTTCGGCCTGACGATCTCCATAGCGCTCCGCTACATCCCAACGCTCTACATACTCACGAGCAATATTATGGACGCCCAGAAGAGCCGCGGCTGGGAAGTCGAGAAGGGGAATTTCCTTCTCAGGATGAAAAGGATGAGTGCAGTCCTAATTCCCCTACTCGTTGCCTCCCTAAAGACCGCCCACGAGCTGAGCATAGCACTTGAGAGCCGCGCTCTCGGCGCCACCAAGAAGAGGACGTTTCTCTACGATATCGAGATGAAGGGCAGGGATTACGCGGCCACTGTGGTCATTCTGATTCTCTTCGGAGTGGCGCTCTACGTTCGCTACGGCCTGGGGCTCGGGCACGTTAGTATATACGGCTAG
- a CDS encoding DUF63 family protein, whose amino-acid sequence MLESLWSEAWGFIYKYFWEPMFTRSGYNPINTLVYALMLGFGAIYTYRYILKPLKIKIDGTLFIAVTLMVVFGSTVRALVDGGILPQNPLILTPGIFFTTFFIMLPAIVLDAKLKTYPKLTFGWGAVLALWANYLLVTNAKSWEPYGLTLLHTFISWIPALLIYRYRPFDRLYLYAVLAHLYDMGSTVVAIHFYGYREVHWLENILVQHFGAYFYYPWIAFILVIVYYAIQKLVPDEEERQLWYLMVYVLGLGPAIRDPAQLVLQIGG is encoded by the coding sequence ATGCTGGAATCACTGTGGAGCGAGGCCTGGGGTTTCATCTACAAGTACTTCTGGGAGCCGATGTTCACGAGGAGCGGCTACAACCCGATTAACACGCTCGTTTATGCACTCATGCTTGGGTTTGGAGCCATATATACATATAGGTATATACTGAAACCCCTCAAGATTAAAATCGACGGGACGCTCTTCATCGCGGTCACCCTGATGGTAGTCTTCGGCTCCACAGTGAGGGCCCTCGTCGATGGGGGAATCCTTCCCCAGAACCCTCTCATACTGACACCTGGAATATTCTTTACGACGTTCTTCATAATGCTCCCCGCAATAGTTTTGGACGCGAAGCTGAAGACTTATCCAAAGCTGACCTTTGGATGGGGAGCCGTGCTCGCCCTCTGGGCCAACTACCTTCTGGTAACCAACGCTAAGAGCTGGGAACCCTACGGGCTGACGCTTCTTCACACATTTATCTCCTGGATACCCGCACTGCTGATATACAGGTACAGGCCCTTTGACAGACTATACCTCTACGCGGTTTTGGCCCATCTCTACGACATGGGCTCAACTGTCGTTGCCATACACTTCTACGGCTACCGCGAGGTTCACTGGCTGGAGAACATTCTAGTTCAGCACTTCGGGGCATACTTCTACTACCCGTGGATAGCGTTCATCCTCGTAATCGTTTACTATGCAATTCAAAAGCTTGTCCCGGACGAAGAAGAGAGACAACTGTGGTATCTCATGGTCTACGTCCTTGGCCTGGGCCCGGCAATAAGGGATCCTGCCCAACTGGTGCTTCAGATAGGAGGGTGA
- a CDS encoding DEAD/DEAH box helicase, whose product MLFVVRPGRKKNELEAFFIENEPEKLSQMRNLKADAIYRFIMREGRLFKVLEGSQYRNPKEIEKLLRQARIVLVNAGEWEDYFKRRLQNKRVEKAELCRLCLLDGRITVLTEGNRIKYHNEYICERCAEDELKRELRFRFKSVAMFDQAKKLLDRFRDLDKVLYAFDPRFDPTRHPEVTKWDELKAKHLRVEKVKVDELPLPEKFKSVLKAEGVNELLPVQSLAVKNGLLEGESLLVVSATASGKTLIGELAGVPKAMKGKKLLFLVPLVALANQKYEDFKRRYSKLGLRVAIRVGMSRIKTRDELVVVDTGIDADIIVGTYEGIDYLLRAGRKIGNVGTIVIDEIHTLDDEERGPRLDGLIARLRRLYPNAQFIGLSATVGNPDELARELGLKLVLYDERPVDLERHIIIARNESEKWRHIANLCRAEAMRKSPQGYRGQTIVFTFSRKRTHELAAYLTSKGLKAKPYHSGLPYKQRKLTEMEFLAQRLDVVVTTAALGAGVDFPASQVIFESLAMGNKWLTVREFHQMLGRAGRPLYHEKGKVYLIVEPGRKYSAQMESSEDEVAFRLLTAPIEPVMVEWSDEFEQDNVLAHSCVFNRLDVIEDVQSRCLGASQSAEKVLEKLGEFGFVRLKGPSVEVTPYGRAVSMSFLLPKEASFIRDNLGKKPARWIAVKLLPFENLYLSGTLQRELEGAVRGRLSANVFSPSFASILDELDKVIPELSPNAAERLFTLYQEFFMCPEEDCTEHAMERVSDMIIELRRNGKHPTQIAEHFRKVYGLIVYPGDVFTWLDGIVRKLEAIERIARVFRVRSAEEEAKVLRREIEEGRMIRRDYGDKRDRRD is encoded by the coding sequence ATGCTCTTCGTCGTGAGACCAGGGAGGAAGAAGAACGAGCTTGAGGCATTTTTCATCGAGAACGAGCCCGAAAAGCTCTCACAGATGAGAAACCTCAAGGCAGATGCTATATACCGCTTCATAATGCGCGAGGGGAGGCTCTTCAAAGTTCTTGAGGGGAGTCAGTATCGCAATCCCAAGGAGATTGAGAAGCTTCTTCGTCAAGCAAGAATCGTCCTCGTTAATGCGGGCGAGTGGGAGGACTACTTCAAGCGGAGGCTTCAAAACAAGAGGGTTGAAAAAGCCGAGCTATGCCGCCTCTGCCTCCTCGATGGCAGGATAACCGTCCTCACCGAGGGGAACAGGATAAAATACCACAACGAGTACATCTGCGAGCGCTGTGCCGAGGACGAACTGAAGAGAGAGCTCCGCTTCAGGTTCAAGAGCGTTGCCATGTTCGACCAGGCGAAGAAGCTCCTTGACAGGTTCAGGGACCTCGATAAGGTTCTCTACGCCTTTGACCCGCGCTTCGACCCGACGAGGCACCCGGAGGTAACAAAGTGGGACGAGCTGAAGGCCAAGCATCTCAGGGTGGAGAAGGTAAAGGTTGACGAGCTCCCGCTTCCCGAGAAGTTTAAATCCGTTCTCAAAGCTGAAGGCGTTAACGAACTTCTCCCGGTCCAGAGTTTGGCTGTAAAGAACGGCCTCCTTGAGGGCGAAAGCTTACTCGTGGTTTCCGCCACCGCGAGCGGTAAAACCCTCATCGGCGAGCTGGCAGGTGTCCCCAAGGCCATGAAAGGCAAAAAGCTCCTCTTCCTCGTCCCGCTGGTCGCTCTGGCCAACCAGAAGTACGAGGACTTCAAGCGGCGCTATTCCAAGCTCGGCCTCCGCGTGGCGATAAGGGTTGGCATGAGCCGCATAAAGACCCGGGACGAGCTGGTTGTGGTTGATACTGGGATAGACGCGGACATAATCGTCGGAACCTACGAGGGAATAGACTACCTGTTGAGGGCAGGAAGAAAAATCGGTAACGTTGGAACAATCGTGATAGACGAGATACACACCCTTGACGACGAAGAGCGCGGGCCGAGGCTGGACGGTTTAATAGCTCGCTTAAGGAGGCTCTACCCAAATGCCCAGTTCATAGGCCTCTCTGCGACCGTTGGAAACCCTGACGAGCTGGCCAGGGAACTCGGGTTGAAGCTTGTCCTGTACGACGAGAGACCGGTTGATTTAGAGAGGCACATAATTATAGCGCGGAACGAATCGGAAAAGTGGAGGCACATAGCCAACCTCTGCCGGGCCGAGGCGATGAGGAAATCCCCGCAGGGCTACCGGGGGCAGACGATAGTCTTCACCTTCTCGCGCAAGAGGACGCACGAATTAGCGGCTTACCTCACGAGCAAAGGCCTTAAAGCCAAGCCCTACCACTCCGGCCTGCCCTACAAGCAGAGGAAGCTCACCGAGATGGAGTTCTTAGCGCAGAGGTTGGACGTTGTCGTTACCACAGCGGCTTTGGGAGCTGGCGTTGATTTCCCAGCCTCCCAGGTAATCTTCGAGAGCCTCGCGATGGGCAACAAGTGGCTCACCGTCAGGGAGTTCCACCAGATGCTCGGAAGAGCGGGAAGGCCCCTATACCACGAAAAGGGAAAGGTCTATCTCATAGTCGAGCCAGGGAGGAAGTATTCTGCCCAGATGGAAAGCTCTGAGGACGAGGTTGCCTTCAGGCTTTTGACCGCTCCAATTGAACCCGTGATGGTGGAGTGGAGCGACGAGTTCGAGCAGGACAACGTTCTGGCCCACTCCTGCGTCTTCAACCGCCTCGACGTCATCGAGGATGTCCAGTCCAGATGCCTCGGCGCCAGCCAGAGTGCGGAAAAGGTTCTCGAAAAGCTTGGGGAGTTCGGCTTCGTCCGGCTTAAAGGGCCGTCTGTGGAGGTCACGCCCTACGGGCGAGCTGTGAGCATGAGCTTCCTCCTGCCCAAGGAGGCTTCCTTCATAAGGGACAACCTCGGAAAGAAGCCGGCTCGCTGGATAGCAGTCAAGCTCCTGCCCTTCGAGAACCTCTACCTGAGCGGGACGCTCCAGAGGGAGCTTGAGGGCGCAGTTAGGGGAAGGCTGAGTGCAAACGTCTTCTCGCCGAGCTTTGCCTCAATACTCGATGAACTGGATAAAGTGATTCCCGAGCTGAGCCCCAACGCCGCCGAGAGGCTCTTCACGCTCTACCAGGAGTTCTTCATGTGCCCCGAGGAGGACTGCACCGAGCACGCGATGGAGCGCGTGAGCGATATGATAATCGAGCTGAGGAGGAACGGCAAACACCCGACGCAGATAGCGGAGCACTTCAGGAAGGTCTATGGGCTGATAGTCTATCCCGGAGATGTCTTCACGTGGCTCGACGGAATAGTGAGAAAGCTTGAGGCGATAGAGAGAATCGCGAGGGTCTTCCGCGTAAGGAGTGCCGAAGAGGAGGCAAAGGTTCTGAGGCGGGAGATTGAAGAGGGCAGGATGATACGCCGGGACTATGGGGACAAGAGAGACCGGAGAGACTAA